In Aliiglaciecola sp. LCG003, a genomic segment contains:
- the yfbR gene encoding 5'-deoxynucleotidase: MKKSTFLAWIIRMPLIKRWALMHSVKKENIAEHSHQVAVIAHLLVLIRNQYFGGNLNPEKAATIALYHEVSETKLQDINHVTKYHNPELTKEFKKLEEIAEIECLKTLPIELQSAFEGLIVQSKVDPAYKTIVKAADLISAYLKACDEVKFGNREFDHVKIRLESMLDVFKTELKEVEYLLDVFFENCFVNVDQLSKQDI, translated from the coding sequence ATGAAAAAAAGTACCTTTTTAGCCTGGATAATCAGAATGCCATTGATCAAGAGATGGGCGTTGATGCATTCGGTCAAGAAAGAAAATATCGCTGAGCATTCCCATCAAGTAGCGGTTATCGCGCATTTGTTGGTACTCATCAGAAACCAGTATTTTGGTGGGAATTTAAATCCTGAGAAAGCAGCAACTATCGCGTTATACCATGAAGTTTCTGAGACCAAGCTACAAGACATCAATCACGTTACTAAATACCATAACCCTGAGTTAACCAAAGAATTTAAGAAACTAGAAGAAATTGCCGAGATCGAATGTTTGAAAACCCTGCCAATTGAATTGCAGTCAGCATTCGAGGGACTGATTGTGCAATCTAAGGTAGACCCAGCCTATAAAACTATCGTAAAAGCTGCTGACTTAATTTCGGCGTATCTAAAAGCCTGTGATGAAGTGAAATTTGGTAACCGCGAATTTGACCATGTCAAAATTAGACTCGAAAGTATGCTTGATGTGTTCAAAACCGAACTGAAAGAAGTGGAATACTTATTGGACGTATTTTTTGAGAACTGTTTTGTCAATGTTGACCAGCTTTCAAAACAAGATATATAG
- a CDS encoding universal stress protein → MTNYQQILVALDIYSEYDPILSRALMLAEQPSNIHLVFVILPSSYFQPYISGVGSQFVIDIETQAKERLAEIGRKFNIPKSHIHVLVGDVSDEIRSLASKVEADLIVIGTHGRQGLKLLLGSTANAVLHGVHRDVLAVRVKEE, encoded by the coding sequence ATGACAAATTATCAACAAATTTTAGTGGCGCTTGATATTTATTCAGAATATGACCCTATCCTCAGTCGAGCGTTAATGCTGGCTGAACAACCGAGTAATATCCATTTAGTCTTTGTCATTTTACCTTCCTCTTATTTCCAACCCTACATTAGTGGGGTGGGTAGTCAATTTGTGATTGATATTGAAACCCAAGCAAAAGAAAGACTGGCTGAAATCGGCAGAAAATTTAACATTCCCAAAAGTCATATACATGTGCTTGTTGGTGATGTATCTGATGAAATCAGATCGCTGGCCAGTAAAGTTGAAGCTGATTTAATCGTTATAGGTACACATGGACGGCAGGGGTTGAAGTTGTTGCTGGGCTCAACAGCCAATGCTGTTTTACATGGTGTTCATCGAGATGTACTAGCTGTCAGGGTAAAAGAAGAATAG
- a CDS encoding cation-translocating P-type ATPase, with protein sequence MEQAQWHKLSAEEVFESLSSSQAGLTTEEASSRIAQFGKNALPDSQQKSIWLLFFQQFTDLMIVILLCAAIISGVIGELIDSIVIMIILALNAMMGTFQEYRAQQALSALKHLAAPNANIWRDGKLCSVSSELLVPGDVVHLEQGNIVPADLRVVSVEGLKVDESSLTGESIPVDKQIDALTAATVSLGDKSNLVFKNTNVVKGKCLAVVVETGINTEVGKIANLLQNKQETKTPLQIRLMRFSRYLAAAVLIICLIVLVAGVLQGQPLLLMFLTAVSLAVAAIPEALPAVITISLALGARNLFKQHALVRNLPAVETLGSVTYICTDKTGTLTQNKMSVSTLYTENTFFEQLPQTSVELGQALALCNNVIYQQQKGFGEATELALFELALKSGFDKKLLEETMPRTAAIEFDSKRKLMTTLHPSSSGYVAYVKGAPERVIERCVDAHTNELPSPFCVQSLLEQVDNLSAQGLRVLAIAKRDFSQLPDSITTESVETDLQFLGLVGLIDPLRPEVPQAVKDCVSAGIIPVMITGDHQGTALAIARQLNIAQQQSEILSGEQLAQLSQQQLIDKVTEIRLYSRVSPEQKLNIVAALQQNHQFVAMTGDGVNDAPALQRADIGIAMGKKGTDVARGASDMVLLDDDFSTIVRSVQAGRRIFDNIRKFIKYTMSSNSGEIWTLFLAPLLGLPIPLLPIHILWINLVTDGLPGLAFSAEKAERNIMQRPPRPVQENIFAHGMWQHILWVGLLVGGLCITVLAWDISAGNSYWQTSVFTVLVFAQLFHSIGVRSEIDSIFSIGLMSNKPMVYAVSITVLLQLAVIYIPSLNDIFHTQPLPIETLLICVLVSSVVLWAVEIEKYLIRKFDIYNNS encoded by the coding sequence ATGGAACAGGCACAATGGCACAAACTCAGTGCCGAAGAAGTATTTGAGAGCTTATCATCTAGTCAGGCTGGCCTGACCACTGAAGAGGCAAGTAGCCGAATTGCGCAGTTCGGGAAAAATGCCTTACCTGATAGCCAACAAAAATCTATCTGGTTGTTATTCTTTCAGCAATTTACTGATTTGATGATAGTGATCTTATTATGCGCTGCGATTATCTCGGGCGTTATTGGAGAGCTAATTGACTCCATTGTCATCATGATCATTCTTGCTCTTAATGCGATGATGGGCACGTTTCAAGAGTATCGCGCCCAACAAGCTTTAAGCGCACTTAAACACTTAGCCGCCCCCAATGCCAATATCTGGCGAGATGGCAAGCTGTGCAGCGTATCGAGTGAATTATTGGTTCCCGGTGATGTGGTTCACTTAGAGCAAGGAAATATTGTACCAGCAGACTTACGAGTGGTTTCGGTAGAAGGGTTAAAGGTCGATGAGTCGTCGCTCACCGGAGAGTCCATTCCTGTAGATAAGCAGATTGATGCACTGACGGCTGCAACGGTTTCCCTTGGCGATAAGTCTAATTTGGTATTTAAAAATACCAATGTGGTGAAAGGAAAATGTCTCGCCGTGGTGGTGGAAACCGGCATAAACACCGAGGTAGGGAAAATAGCTAACTTGCTTCAAAATAAGCAAGAGACCAAAACCCCACTGCAGATAAGATTGATGCGCTTTAGTCGTTACTTAGCTGCAGCGGTCTTGATTATATGCCTTATAGTATTAGTGGCAGGTGTACTGCAAGGTCAGCCCTTGCTGTTGATGTTTCTGACTGCGGTGAGCCTGGCCGTGGCAGCTATTCCAGAAGCATTACCAGCAGTAATAACCATATCCTTAGCTTTGGGTGCCCGTAATCTTTTTAAGCAACATGCTTTAGTGCGTAATTTGCCTGCTGTTGAAACCCTAGGCTCGGTAACCTACATATGTACCGACAAAACGGGAACCCTGACACAAAATAAAATGTCAGTTTCTACGCTCTACACCGAAAATACTTTTTTCGAACAGTTACCCCAGACCAGTGTAGAGTTAGGTCAAGCGCTGGCATTGTGTAACAATGTAATTTATCAGCAGCAGAAAGGATTCGGCGAGGCGACTGAATTGGCGCTGTTTGAACTGGCACTCAAAAGTGGCTTTGATAAAAAGCTACTCGAAGAAACCATGCCACGCACGGCCGCTATCGAATTTGATAGTAAACGCAAATTAATGACTACCTTACATCCATCAAGCAGTGGTTATGTAGCTTACGTAAAAGGGGCACCTGAGCGTGTTATTGAACGCTGCGTCGATGCTCATACTAATGAGCTACCCAGCCCGTTCTGTGTTCAAAGTTTACTGGAGCAAGTGGATAATCTCTCAGCCCAAGGTTTGAGAGTGTTGGCCATTGCAAAGCGAGATTTTAGCCAACTACCTGATTCTATAACTACTGAATCAGTAGAGACTGATTTACAATTTTTAGGCTTAGTGGGTCTCATTGATCCTCTTCGTCCTGAGGTTCCCCAAGCCGTCAAAGATTGTGTATCCGCAGGCATTATTCCGGTGATGATTACTGGGGATCATCAGGGCACGGCTTTGGCTATCGCTCGACAGTTAAACATCGCTCAACAACAGAGTGAAATATTAAGCGGCGAGCAATTAGCCCAATTATCACAACAGCAATTGATCGACAAAGTCACCGAGATCCGTTTGTATTCTAGGGTGTCACCGGAGCAAAAACTTAATATAGTCGCGGCCTTACAACAAAACCACCAATTTGTTGCTATGACCGGAGACGGGGTGAATGATGCACCTGCATTGCAACGAGCGGACATTGGCATCGCAATGGGGAAAAAAGGTACTGATGTAGCAAGAGGCGCATCTGACATGGTGTTATTAGACGACGACTTTTCCACTATAGTTCGTTCAGTGCAAGCGGGTCGCAGAATATTTGACAACATCAGAAAATTTATCAAATACACTATGAGTTCTAATTCTGGCGAGATTTGGACATTGTTTCTTGCGCCCCTGTTAGGCTTGCCGATTCCACTCTTGCCGATTCACATTTTGTGGATTAATTTAGTCACAGATGGCTTGCCGGGGCTTGCTTTTAGTGCTGAAAAAGCAGAGAGAAATATAATGCAGCGCCCCCCTAGACCGGTACAAGAAAATATCTTTGCCCATGGTATGTGGCAGCATATACTCTGGGTTGGCTTGCTAGTCGGCGGGTTATGCATAACCGTTTTGGCGTGGGATATATCGGCTGGCAACAGCTATTGGCAAACGTCGGTATTTACCGTACTAGTTTTTGCCCAATTATTTCATTCTATCGGCGTTCGCAGTGAAATAGATTCAATTTTCAGTATTGGATTAATGAGTAATAAACCTATGGTTTATGCCGTTTCAATTACGGTGCTATTGCAGCTTGCTGTTATATACATTCCTAGTTTAAATGACATCTTTCATACCCAGCCCTTGCCAATAGAAACGCTATTAATCTGTGTGTTGGTGTCTTCAGTTGTACTTTGGGCAGTAGAAATTGAGAAGTACCTTATTCGCAAGTTTGATATTTATAACAACAGCTAA
- a CDS encoding DUF2189 domain-containing protein — translation MSHHFKEEPHNAITDSGIARVIPCKELEMGDPLKWLALGLKDLLKAPLLAVFYGVFFAAIPWLITYLVRLTGWHLVILPAMVCFMLIGPFLAAGLYDVSWELEKGHKPSLWHSIKAVKRNAVNEWGFGILLMVLMIFWLRVASMIHALYPPYLGDSLEELIPFLALGSIVGAVFTGIVFLLSAFTQPILMERKVDLATAVLSSVNAVWLNKGPMFIWAMIIFTTVVIGFLTGFIGFIFLMPLIAFATWHGYIDTIETKRERKYV, via the coding sequence ATGTCACATCATTTTAAGGAAGAGCCACATAATGCCATTACGGATAGTGGTATTGCTAGGGTCATTCCCTGCAAAGAGTTAGAAATGGGCGACCCGTTAAAGTGGCTAGCACTTGGCCTAAAAGACCTGTTAAAAGCCCCCTTGTTAGCGGTTTTCTATGGTGTGTTTTTTGCCGCAATCCCCTGGCTGATCACCTATCTAGTGCGACTAACCGGTTGGCATTTGGTTATTTTACCCGCGATGGTATGTTTTATGTTGATTGGGCCATTTTTAGCTGCTGGTTTATACGATGTAAGTTGGGAGTTAGAAAAAGGCCACAAGCCCAGTTTATGGCATTCTATTAAAGCGGTAAAACGCAATGCGGTGAACGAATGGGGCTTCGGCATATTACTGATGGTCTTGATGATATTTTGGTTGCGGGTTGCCTCAATGATCCATGCGTTATATCCACCATATCTTGGCGATAGCTTAGAAGAGCTAATCCCTTTTCTGGCTTTAGGATCAATTGTCGGGGCTGTGTTTACCGGTATTGTATTTTTACTCAGCGCCTTTACCCAACCCATTTTGATGGAGCGCAAGGTAGACCTTGCAACTGCGGTATTGAGCAGTGTAAATGCGGTATGGCTTAACAAAGGTCCAATGTTTATATGGGCTATGATCATCTTCACTACAGTAGTGATTGGTTTTCTTACTGGTTTCATCGGTTTTATATTTCTGATGCCACTGATTGCCTTTGCCACCTGGCATGGCTATATCGATACTATTGAAACTAAGCGGGAACGTAAATACGTTTAA
- a CDS encoding CBS domain-containing protein: MNVGEICTKGVPSVTALTSVFDVARIMRQQQVSRVIVMDFRNKDLVPEGVLTERDLVLEVLACKISPQTVTAGDILTSELVCVSENLSVIQALKKMRYFAVSHAVVVDIHGRLVGLLNRENILPFLTYTINQAVNLKSTDNLDETLDFFANK, translated from the coding sequence ATGAATGTCGGTGAAATATGCACTAAAGGAGTACCTTCTGTCACGGCCCTCACTTCAGTCTTTGATGTTGCGCGTATTATGCGCCAACAACAAGTAAGCAGAGTGATAGTGATGGATTTTCGGAATAAAGATCTAGTACCTGAAGGGGTTCTCACCGAACGGGATTTGGTCCTTGAGGTATTGGCTTGCAAAATCAGTCCTCAAACTGTCACCGCCGGCGACATTTTAACCTCTGAATTAGTTTGTGTTAGCGAAAACTTGAGTGTTATTCAGGCCTTGAAGAAAATGCGCTATTTCGCCGTTAGTCATGCGGTGGTGGTTGATATACATGGTCGCCTAGTTGGCTTGCTTAACCGGGAAAATATACTGCCGTTTCTAACTTATACAATCAATCAAGCGGTTAACTTAAAAAGCACTGATAACCTGGATGAAACATTGGATTTCTTCGCTAACAAATAA
- a CDS encoding rhodanese-like domain-containing protein: MLKPIALLLQEATQNAQLVTARQASVELKSNHGLLIDVREPEEHKADPAAGAINIPRGILEPKILQLETDPERPIYLHCASSLRAALAAEQLTRIGYKNVKVITCKMEEIRSACLS; this comes from the coding sequence ATGCTCAAACCGATTGCCTTATTGCTGCAAGAAGCCACCCAAAATGCTCAGCTGGTCACAGCTCGACAAGCGAGTGTAGAATTAAAAAGCAATCACGGACTCCTGATAGATGTACGAGAGCCTGAAGAGCATAAAGCCGATCCTGCGGCCGGCGCAATTAATATACCTCGTGGAATATTGGAACCCAAAATATTGCAACTGGAGACCGATCCCGAGCGCCCCATCTATCTTCATTGCGCGTCATCTTTGCGGGCAGCTTTAGCTGCTGAGCAATTAACCCGTATAGGCTACAAAAATGTCAAAGTCATCACTTGTAAGATGGAAGAAATACGCAGCGCTTGTTTGTCATAG
- a CDS encoding response regulator — translation MKDSASSDASPRPIVHLVDDDEAVLDSMALLLDSVGIDNCVYPNAIEFLSAFDNADFNHNLGCIVLDIRMPIMSGIECQHKLKERKCLLPLIFVTGHGDIPLAVQAMKNGALEFIQKPFREQVLIEAVQQALTTSKLNHHKMINIELTQQRLAMLTTREKQVLAAIVDGKVNKVIANEIHLSQRTVEIHRARVMDKMAASSLAHLIKMVLDAKKSTQI, via the coding sequence ATGAAAGATTCCGCATCCTCAGATGCTAGCCCTCGACCGATAGTACATTTAGTCGATGATGATGAAGCCGTATTAGATTCAATGGCGTTATTACTCGACAGCGTCGGAATTGATAATTGCGTGTATCCAAACGCCATCGAGTTTTTGAGTGCTTTTGATAATGCAGATTTCAATCACAATCTAGGCTGTATCGTTTTGGATATTAGAATGCCTATAATGAGTGGCATAGAATGTCAGCATAAGCTCAAAGAGCGCAAATGTTTATTGCCTCTTATATTTGTAACCGGACACGGCGATATTCCCTTAGCTGTTCAGGCAATGAAAAATGGTGCGTTAGAATTTATCCAGAAACCCTTCCGAGAACAAGTTCTCATCGAGGCTGTTCAACAAGCTCTGACCACTAGCAAACTTAACCACCATAAAATGATTAATATTGAGCTTACCCAGCAAAGATTAGCCATGCTAACAACCAGAGAAAAGCAAGTGTTAGCCGCAATAGTTGACGGTAAGGTAAACAAAGTGATTGCGAACGAAATCCATTTAAGCCAAAGGACGGTGGAAATACATCGTGCCAGGGTGATGGACAAAATGGCAGCAAGCTCCCTCGCCCATTTAATCAAAATGGTACTTGACGCTAAAAAATCTACTCAAATTTAA
- a CDS encoding helix-turn-helix domain-containing protein — protein MNTAVSTALEHQPNIRLLDVCTGNNLPTGNDRPRTAHRIFHRRDILTYTGETFKGVYILRSGSAKSFVTADNGDEQINCFYYPGDLIGLDGFDNRCHMQNVQFLETSSVCFVKESEINVLLQTSDDFRRCFLQTMSHALVCESAMIMSLSTCSSEQRVVQFILDLSKRFATQGLSGKEYHLSMTRTDIANYLGMAIETVSRIFTNLQVKNIILVKNRQLNILNYQGLKALLQAEPCSS, from the coding sequence ATGAATACTGCAGTCTCAACCGCTTTAGAACATCAGCCGAATATTCGTTTATTAGATGTATGCACCGGAAATAACTTGCCAACTGGTAATGACCGTCCTCGTACTGCCCATCGTATTTTCCATCGAAGAGATATACTTACCTATACCGGAGAAACATTTAAAGGGGTTTATATATTGCGTTCAGGCTCTGCAAAATCTTTTGTTACTGCCGATAATGGTGATGAACAAATTAATTGTTTCTATTACCCTGGCGATCTAATCGGATTAGATGGTTTTGATAATCGTTGCCATATGCAAAATGTGCAATTTCTCGAAACCAGCAGTGTGTGCTTTGTCAAAGAAAGTGAAATCAATGTACTACTCCAAACATCAGATGATTTTCGTCGCTGTTTTTTGCAAACCATGAGTCACGCGCTGGTATGTGAAAGCGCTATGATTATGAGTCTAAGTACCTGTAGCAGTGAGCAACGAGTTGTACAATTTATCCTTGATTTATCTAAGCGATTTGCAACACAAGGTTTGTCTGGGAAGGAATATCACCTGAGTATGACACGAACAGATATCGCAAATTATCTCGGCATGGCCATAGAGACAGTGAGCCGGATCTTTACCAATCTACAAGTAAAAAATATTATATTGGTTAAAAATCGTCAATTAAATATCTTGAATTACCAGGGCTTAAAGGCATTGTTACAGGCTGAGCCTTGTTCATCTTAG
- a CDS encoding LOG family protein, which produces MDDKSSKAQIPRPAAPLKRKSPLPWETPKPASEDPQSTDKLNAILTNSCHIPAIQDIDFLNSQNARGIRLQLDYLKPQEILKHYGIERAIVVFGSTRIVEPDSAQRKLDRLEQELAEHPKSSRLKRQIEVAKRILFKSKYYQVAREFAALVSRSGAGPEDHNLVIVTGGGPGIMEAANRGASESGAKTIGLNITLPNEQFPNPYISPEMCFQFHYFAIRKLHFVLRAKALVAFPGGYGTLDEVFETLTLIQTRKIAPIPVVFVGEEFWRQVVDIDFLAAEGMIDMEDKELFWFAETAEDIWYSLNQWYAQKGEHIDK; this is translated from the coding sequence ATGGATGACAAGTCCAGTAAAGCACAAATCCCGCGACCGGCCGCCCCGCTTAAAAGGAAGTCTCCACTGCCTTGGGAAACACCAAAACCAGCTAGCGAAGACCCACAAAGTACTGATAAATTAAACGCTATCTTAACTAATTCCTGTCATATTCCTGCGATTCAAGATATAGATTTTCTAAACAGTCAAAATGCGCGTGGCATCCGACTACAACTTGATTACTTGAAGCCCCAGGAAATACTCAAACACTATGGTATAGAGCGCGCAATAGTGGTGTTTGGAAGTACCCGCATCGTTGAACCCGATTCAGCCCAGCGCAAATTAGACAGGTTAGAACAAGAACTGGCTGAACATCCTAAAAGCTCACGGCTAAAACGCCAAATTGAAGTCGCCAAGCGAATACTATTTAAGAGTAAATACTATCAAGTGGCAAGAGAATTTGCCGCCCTGGTAAGCCGCTCAGGTGCAGGACCTGAGGATCACAATCTGGTCATAGTAACCGGTGGTGGTCCTGGCATAATGGAAGCGGCCAACCGGGGCGCATCAGAATCTGGTGCTAAAACCATTGGCTTGAATATCACCCTGCCAAATGAACAGTTTCCCAACCCTTACATTAGCCCAGAAATGTGTTTTCAGTTCCACTATTTCGCAATTCGAAAATTACATTTCGTATTAAGAGCTAAAGCGTTAGTTGCTTTCCCCGGTGGCTACGGCACCTTAGATGAGGTCTTTGAAACCTTAACCCTGATTCAAACCCGTAAAATTGCCCCCATTCCAGTTGTATTCGTTGGCGAAGAGTTTTGGCGTCAGGTAGTCGATATTGATTTTCTCGCCGCAGAAGGCATGATCGATATGGAAGACAAAGAGTTATTCTGGTTCGCTGAAACCGCGGAAGACATTTGGTACAGCCTTAACCAGTGGTATGCTCAAAAAGGCGAACACATCGATAAGTAG
- a CDS encoding ATP-binding protein, which produces MSEPNKPSSEQTAAPKSPHTYLDIDAEQRLNAILNAAVDALIIINQHGIIELFNTAAEKMFLYSSDKVLGQNIKMLMPSPFKQEHDGYLASYLTTGHAQIIGKGRKTLAQRSNLETFPIFLSIGEVLNSSHRQFVGIIRDISEQEKHRKEAEDNREKLSRASRLSVMGELTAGIAHEMNQPLSAIASYAQASKNLLQGASTDNHQKIITVQEKINQQTIRANNVISRLRQFVKTRVAKVERVNLIGLIKETIELANIDARILEHQVKVENENNLAFFVLADPIQIQQVLLNLIRNGIEAMDAMPGHPLIIKINLLKPETVEIKVIDTGQGIDEEMKHQLFNPFFSTKEHGMGMGLSISQTIVHAHGGNIYHKHNHPNGSIFGFSLPVYDSTQASLQHTLE; this is translated from the coding sequence ATGTCTGAACCAAACAAACCATCATCTGAACAAACTGCTGCGCCCAAATCTCCCCATACCTACCTGGATATTGATGCTGAACAAAGGTTAAACGCTATTCTCAACGCAGCGGTGGATGCGCTAATCATTATTAATCAACATGGCATTATCGAACTTTTCAATACAGCAGCTGAAAAGATGTTCCTATACTCAAGTGATAAAGTATTAGGCCAAAATATAAAGATGTTAATGCCTAGTCCCTTTAAACAAGAACACGATGGTTATTTGGCGTCTTATTTAACCACTGGGCATGCACAAATAATCGGTAAAGGCCGCAAAACCTTGGCACAGCGAAGTAATCTTGAAACCTTTCCAATATTTCTCAGTATTGGTGAGGTTCTAAACTCTAGTCATCGCCAATTTGTCGGTATTATTCGAGATATATCAGAGCAAGAAAAACATCGCAAAGAAGCCGAAGACAATCGCGAGAAATTAAGCCGCGCATCTCGATTAAGTGTTATGGGGGAGCTCACAGCAGGCATTGCACATGAGATGAACCAGCCCCTATCCGCGATCGCTAGTTACGCCCAAGCTTCAAAGAATTTGTTACAAGGCGCATCAACAGACAATCATCAAAAAATCATAACCGTTCAAGAAAAAATCAATCAACAAACTATTCGGGCAAACAACGTAATAAGCCGCTTAAGGCAGTTTGTTAAAACTCGTGTGGCTAAGGTGGAAAGAGTCAATTTGATTGGTCTGATCAAAGAGACTATAGAACTAGCTAACATCGACGCAAGGATACTTGAGCATCAGGTTAAGGTCGAAAATGAAAACAACTTAGCCTTTTTTGTATTGGCCGATCCTATTCAGATTCAACAAGTACTGCTGAACTTAATTCGCAATGGTATTGAGGCGATGGACGCCATGCCAGGTCACCCCTTAATAATTAAAATCAATTTATTGAAGCCTGAAACTGTTGAGATTAAAGTCATCGACACCGGCCAAGGTATAGATGAGGAGATGAAACACCAATTATTCAATCCTTTCTTCTCCACCAAAGAGCACGGTATGGGGATGGGGCTTTCTATCAGTCAAACAATTGTCCATGCCCACGGAGGCAACATATACCACAAGCATAATCACCCCAACGGCAGTATCTTTGGATTTAGTTTACCGGTCTATGACTCCACTCAAGCGAGCTTACAACATACCCTGGAGTGA
- a CDS encoding DUF211 domain-containing protein, translating to MSVIQKIVLDILKPHQPNAADFALAIVEAGIDYKVYLSVIEVDESTESLRVEIQADDINFEQVQTIIKGLGASIHSVDEVHACNLKVNSALGN from the coding sequence ATGTCTGTCATTCAAAAAATAGTATTGGATATTCTAAAACCCCATCAACCCAATGCCGCAGATTTTGCCTTAGCGATTGTCGAGGCAGGCATTGATTACAAAGTTTACTTATCCGTTATTGAAGTAGATGAAAGCACTGAATCTCTTAGAGTAGAGATCCAAGCCGATGATATTAACTTTGAACAAGTGCAAACAATAATCAAGGGGCTAGGTGCAAGCATACATAGTGTCGATGAAGTGCATGCCTGCAACCTGAAGGTCAACTCGGCCCTTGGCAACTAG
- a CDS encoding pyridoxal phosphate-dependent aminotransferase, translating to MKIIKKSNKLEDVCYDIRGPILTVAKKMEDEGHRILKLNIGNPAPFGFDAPEDILKDVIHNLPTAQGYSDATGIYAARVAVMQYYQQKNIKHVSVDDVFIGNGVSELIVMAMQALLNAGDEVLIPSPDYPLWTAAVSLSSGTPVHYRCDEQANWFPDIDDIRAKITPNSKAIVLINPNNPTGAVYTKDLMQQVIELAREFGLVIFSDEIYDKILYDSAEHHCIASMADDIFFITLSGLSKNYRIAGFRAGWLVVSGNKMIAKNYIEGLNILSSMRMCANVPCQHAIQTALGGYQSINDLVVDGGRLKVQRDIAVSMLNNIDGITCVAPKGAMYCFAKVDAQKFNITSDEQMILDLLCNEKILLVHGKAFNLKDGCYFRLVFLPHKDILIPAIERIANFFANYKQVN from the coding sequence ATGAAAATAATCAAAAAATCCAATAAATTAGAGGATGTCTGTTACGACATTCGTGGACCAATATTAACCGTGGCTAAAAAGATGGAAGATGAAGGGCACCGGATCTTAAAGCTGAATATTGGAAACCCTGCCCCGTTTGGTTTTGATGCACCTGAAGATATTCTCAAAGACGTGATCCACAACCTACCCACCGCGCAAGGTTATTCCGACGCAACGGGGATCTATGCAGCCCGTGTAGCGGTAATGCAGTACTACCAGCAAAAAAATATTAAACATGTTTCCGTAGATGACGTATTCATTGGTAATGGGGTGAGTGAACTGATTGTTATGGCAATGCAGGCTTTACTTAATGCCGGAGATGAAGTGTTAATTCCCAGTCCAGATTATCCTCTTTGGACGGCAGCGGTTAGCTTGTCGTCTGGCACCCCTGTGCATTACCGCTGTGATGAACAAGCCAACTGGTTTCCTGATATAGATGATATTCGTGCCAAAATAACCCCAAACAGCAAAGCCATAGTGCTGATCAATCCCAATAACCCAACGGGTGCGGTATACACTAAGGATCTTATGCAGCAGGTCATCGAACTGGCCAGAGAGTTTGGCCTGGTTATTTTTAGCGACGAAATATATGACAAGATTTTATACGATTCTGCCGAGCATCATTGTATTGCGTCTATGGCTGATGACATATTTTTTATCACGTTAAGCGGCCTGTCTAAGAACTATCGAATAGCTGGCTTTAGAGCTGGATGGCTAGTAGTCAGTGGTAACAAAATGATCGCAAAGAACTATATTGAAGGACTGAACATTCTTTCGTCAATGCGAATGTGCGCCAATGTCCCCTGCCAGCATGCGATCCAGACTGCGCTAGGGGGTTATCAAAGTATTAACGATCTGGTAGTTGACGGTGGACGCTTAAAAGTACAACGGGATATTGCCGTTTCTATGCTCAATAATATCGATGGGATTACTTGTGTTGCACCTAAAGGCGCAATGTATTGTTTCGCAAAAGTAGACGCTCAGAAGTTTAATATAACCAGTGATGAGCAGATGATATTGGATTTGCTATGCAATGAAAAAATCTTATTGGTGCATGGTAAAGCTTTTAACCTTAAAGACGGCTGTTACTTTAGGTTAGTATTTTTGCCTCACAAAGACATCTTGATCCCCGCCATTGAGCGTATCGCGAATTTCTTTGCAAACTATAAACAAGTCAACTGA